In the genome of Candidatus Hydrogenedentota bacterium, the window ACTCCGTCGAACAGATCACCCGCGCCGTAAACGTGCTCGCGTTGAAGTCGTGCTCGGCGTAAAGCACCAGCGTCAGATCGATCAGCTCGGCGGAAAGCTCATCTGGAACTTCCCCGTGGCACTGATAGAGAATCTGCGCGGCATGGCCCAGGCCCACAAGCGGCGGCAAGGGCTCCTGCCCGTTCAACAGCCGGAAGCGCGCCGCGATAATGCCCGCGATCTGCGCCGTCAGCCAGAGCGCGCGCTGCCGGTTCGCCTCCTCGTCGTCGCCCGTGACCGGGTCGAAATGCCCCGCATAGGAGACCATGCTCCGGAGCACATCCATCATCGGGGCCTCCGGCGGGATCTCGCGGAGCGCGCGCACCAGCGGCTCCGGCAGTGGCCGGTAATCGTCGAGTGTGCTCTGAAGGGCGTCCAGTTCATCCGGCGTCGGCAGCTCCCCAAAAAGCAGCAGATGCGCCACTTCCTCGAAAGTGACCGTCTCCGCCAGCTCCTGAATCGGGTAGCCCCGGTACAGCAGCTTGCCGTTGTTGACGCAGGCGATCGCGGTTTCCCCCGCAATAACGCCCGCCAGGCCGGGGCTGTATTCCTGTTCGCTCATACACGCGCTCCTTCGTTCGCGATCGCGACGCGTGACCATCAGGCATGCACGCGCGCATCACGTCTGGAAAAGTGCCGTCCCGGCGCGATTCTTGTCAAGGCGCGCCCCATTAA includes:
- a CDS encoding bifunctional 2-methylcitrate synthase/citrate synthase (catalyzes the formation of citrate from acetyl-CoA and oxaloacetate), coding for MSEQEYSPGLAGVIAGETAIACVNNGKLLYRGYPIQELAETVTFEEVAHLLLFGELPTPDELDALQSTLDDYRPLPEPLVRALREIPPEAPMMDVLRSMVSYAGHFDPVTGDDEEANRQRALWLTAQIAGIIAARFRLLNGQEPLPPLVGLGHAAQILYQCHGEVPDELSAELIDLTLVLYAEHDFNASTFTARVICSTESDIVSGITGAIGALKGPLHGGANEAAMEMLTRFSSAEEAAQWVREALARKEKVMGFGHRVYRTGDHRAKILEDKLRQLAVRKGEDNWMAIYDAIKQPMVEEKKIYPNVDYPCGLVYYLLGLPLDLYTPLFVASRVTGWSAHILEQGHHNRIYRPLSIYRGHLERPVPPLSER